A portion of the Granulosicoccus antarcticus IMCC3135 genome contains these proteins:
- the hpaD gene encoding 3,4-dihydroxyphenylacetate 2,3-dioxygenase translates to MGEIVLAAKVTHVPTLLMSEQEGRIKGTRQPAIDGHREIARRAKALGVDTVVICDTHWMINAGFHINAYKHFKGLFTSNEFPQFIQDLDYDYQGNPELGDAIASIATDKGAYTLVHHLESLELEYGSLVPMRFMSREHDMKVVSVAAWASTHAHDESRLMGEAIREAVEASDSKVLLLASGSLSHKMWANKEYADNNGTFTISSEFNRQMDLRVLEMWKNGEHDTFLKMLGDYAQLCYGEGGMHDTAMLYGALGWDSYTANCEVITEYFPSSGTGQTNVIFPVQ, encoded by the coding sequence ATGGGAGAAATAGTACTTGCCGCCAAGGTAACTCACGTACCCACATTGCTGATGTCTGAGCAAGAGGGGCGTATCAAGGGAACACGACAACCGGCGATTGACGGGCATCGTGAAATTGCGCGGCGTGCCAAAGCGCTGGGAGTGGATACTGTCGTGATCTGCGACACCCACTGGATGATTAACGCCGGTTTTCATATCAATGCCTATAAGCATTTCAAGGGGCTGTTCACCTCCAATGAGTTTCCGCAATTCATTCAGGATCTGGACTATGACTATCAAGGCAATCCTGAGCTGGGCGATGCGATAGCCAGCATTGCCACCGACAAGGGCGCCTATACCCTGGTGCACCATCTGGAGAGCCTGGAGTTGGAGTATGGCAGCCTGGTTCCAATGCGCTTCATGAGTCGTGAGCATGACATGAAGGTCGTCTCGGTAGCCGCCTGGGCGAGTACTCATGCTCATGATGAAAGCCGCCTGATGGGAGAAGCTATTCGTGAGGCGGTCGAAGCCTCGGACAGCAAAGTGCTGTTGTTGGCTAGTGGTTCACTGTCACACAAGATGTGGGCTAACAAGGAGTACGCCGACAACAACGGCACCTTCACCATCAGTTCCGAATTCAATCGTCAGATGGATCTGCGTGTACTGGAGATGTGGAAGAACGGCGAACACGACACCTTCCTCAAGATGCTGGGTGATTACGCACAGTTGTGTTATGGCGAAGGCGGTATGCACGACACAGCCATGCTCTACGGTGCTCTGGGTTGGGATAGCTATACGGCCAACTGTGAAGTGATTACCGAGTACTTCCCTTCCTCTGGCACCGGGCAGACTAACGTCATTTTTCCGGTTCAGTAA
- a CDS encoding aldolase/citrate lyase family protein has protein sequence MPAPHNSFKAALQEGNLQIGCWLGLAEPYVAEISASAGFDWLLIDAEHAPNDLRSIIRHLQIIAASDSQAVVRPPIGETWIIKQLLDAGAQTLLIPMVDTAEQAQKLVDAVTYPPHGVRGVGSALARASNFAAIPDYLQSAGDEICLLVQVESCKGLAALDEILAVEGIDGVFIGPSDLAADMGFIGQAGASEVKKAVLSAIGRIVTAGKAAGILTLDRDLQSSCRDLGATFIATEIDVTLFARSIRQAAQSASTHLRPA, from the coding sequence ATGCCCGCACCACACAATTCGTTCAAGGCAGCGCTGCAAGAGGGAAATTTGCAAATTGGTTGTTGGCTGGGTCTGGCAGAACCGTATGTGGCAGAAATCAGTGCAAGTGCCGGTTTCGACTGGTTGTTGATCGACGCTGAACACGCACCCAATGATCTGCGCTCAATCATTCGCCACCTGCAGATTATTGCCGCGTCTGATAGCCAGGCTGTTGTTCGTCCTCCCATTGGAGAGACCTGGATCATCAAACAATTGCTGGATGCCGGCGCCCAGACTCTGCTTATCCCTATGGTTGACACGGCAGAACAGGCGCAGAAACTGGTCGATGCCGTCACGTACCCGCCTCATGGCGTTCGCGGCGTAGGTTCTGCTCTGGCGCGTGCATCCAATTTCGCCGCCATTCCGGATTATCTGCAGAGCGCCGGTGATGAAATTTGCTTGCTAGTACAAGTAGAAAGCTGCAAGGGCCTGGCCGCTCTGGATGAAATTCTTGCGGTTGAGGGCATCGATGGCGTCTTCATCGGCCCCTCTGATCTGGCCGCTGATATGGGGTTCATCGGGCAGGCTGGAGCCAGCGAGGTGAAGAAAGCCGTGCTGAGCGCCATAGGTCGTATTGTGACGGCCGGTAAAGCGGCGGGCATTCTTACATTGGATCGCGACCTGCAGTCCAGTTGCCGAGACTTGGGCGCCACATTCATTGCCACCGAGATCGACGTTACGCTCTTTGCCAGATCCATCCGGCAGGCGGCGCAGTCAGCCTCTACTCACTTGCGTCCAGCGTAA
- the hpaH gene encoding 2-oxo-hept-4-ene-1,7-dioate hydratase, translating to MTPDEHVRAAQDLLKAEQTGAQIGLLTLRHPEMGMDDAYEIQKAISTAKLAQGRKVIGWKIGLTSKAMQYALNIDTPDSGILFDDMLFNTGDTVEKGRFIQPRIEAEIAFVMKSALGGSDVTRADVIAATDYVSPAIEILDTRIQRTDTDTGRARTVFDTISDNAANAGIVMGREKHEVETVDLRWVGVMAFRNGDIEETGLGAGVLNDPIESVVWLSRRMAQYGQSIEPGQVILSGSFIRPVECPENTQIHADFGAFGFVDVQFD from the coding sequence ATGACGCCCGACGAGCATGTTCGTGCAGCCCAAGATCTACTCAAGGCCGAACAAACGGGCGCACAGATCGGACTGTTGACATTACGCCATCCCGAGATGGGGATGGATGATGCCTATGAGATTCAGAAAGCTATCAGTACGGCCAAGCTGGCACAAGGTCGAAAGGTGATTGGCTGGAAAATCGGCTTGACCTCGAAGGCCATGCAATACGCGCTGAATATTGATACGCCCGACAGCGGCATTCTGTTTGACGACATGTTGTTCAATACCGGCGATACGGTAGAGAAGGGCCGCTTCATTCAACCGCGGATAGAGGCAGAAATCGCCTTCGTCATGAAGTCGGCACTAGGAGGCTCGGATGTGACCCGCGCCGATGTGATCGCGGCAACCGACTATGTTTCGCCGGCTATCGAAATTCTCGATACACGTATACAACGCACCGATACTGACACTGGGCGTGCGCGCACGGTGTTCGACACCATCAGTGACAATGCCGCCAATGCCGGTATCGTCATGGGGCGAGAGAAACATGAGGTGGAAACCGTCGATCTTCGTTGGGTGGGGGTCATGGCTTTTCGCAATGGTGATATCGAGGAGACCGGCCTGGGTGCTGGTGTTCTGAACGATCCGATCGAGAGCGTGGTCTGGTTGTCACGCCGCATGGCCCAGTACGGACAGAGTATCGAACCGGGTCAGGTCATTTTGTCAGGTAGTTTCATCCGCCCTGTGGAGTGTCCCGAGAATACTCAGATCCATGCAGACTTTGGAGCCTTTGGTTTCGTGGATGTTCAGTTCGACTGA
- a CDS encoding HTTM domain-containing protein: MNTLKKALGQLAQPVDIAALAVFRMLFGAMMFGGTLRFMSNGWVETLYVQPDFHFKFWGFAWVQVPNETGLYLLYSGIALSAALIAIGAFYRVAIIVFFCLFAYAELMDVTYYLNHYYFVCLLALILCFLSPHKAWSFDAWRKPALRSKHLPAWQLWWLRFQVALLYFYAGLAKFETDWLLHAQPLNIWLPPLGGMPVLGPLLELPWVHFAFSWFAFVFDTSIVAFLLMRKTRVYAFLVVLVFHLFTHLFFNIGLFPLIMVLAASLFFDPDWPRRWINYLSSWHRRAASVPGTALVVRGASPYRLSTLPTLSILAFCLFQFLMPLRHWYYPGTVLWNEQGMRFSWRVMLREKSGALQYRVVRSDGTTHIVTPGEYLNELQFREMVGQPDLILQLAHRIRDDFNADGVGPVKVFADATVSLNARPAANLIKPDADLAQVEDGMAIGSWITLAPQQSPPLQQTLKLAGGQ; this comes from the coding sequence TTGAACACCCTCAAAAAAGCTCTGGGGCAACTTGCCCAGCCAGTGGATATAGCGGCACTGGCAGTGTTTCGCATGCTCTTTGGCGCCATGATGTTCGGCGGCACCTTACGTTTCATGAGCAATGGCTGGGTGGAGACTCTGTATGTCCAACCAGACTTTCATTTCAAGTTCTGGGGCTTTGCCTGGGTACAGGTGCCCAACGAGACGGGCCTGTACTTGCTCTACAGCGGCATCGCTCTGAGTGCTGCCCTGATCGCCATTGGTGCATTCTATCGTGTGGCCATTATTGTCTTCTTCTGCCTGTTCGCCTATGCAGAATTGATGGATGTCACCTACTACCTCAATCACTACTACTTTGTCTGCCTGCTGGCCCTGATCCTGTGTTTTCTGTCGCCGCACAAGGCATGGTCGTTCGATGCCTGGCGCAAACCTGCGTTGCGCAGCAAACACCTGCCAGCCTGGCAACTGTGGTGGCTACGCTTTCAGGTTGCTCTGCTGTACTTCTACGCAGGGCTTGCCAAGTTTGAAACTGACTGGCTACTGCATGCCCAGCCTCTTAATATCTGGCTACCACCGCTGGGCGGCATGCCTGTGCTGGGCCCCTTGCTCGAGCTTCCCTGGGTGCACTTTGCCTTTTCATGGTTCGCCTTTGTATTTGACACCAGTATCGTGGCCTTCTTGCTGATGCGTAAAACGCGGGTTTACGCCTTTTTGGTGGTACTGGTTTTCCACCTCTTTACCCATCTGTTTTTCAATATTGGCCTGTTTCCTTTGATCATGGTACTGGCAGCCTCCTTGTTCTTTGATCCAGACTGGCCACGACGCTGGATCAACTATCTGAGTAGCTGGCACCGTCGAGCGGCATCGGTGCCCGGCACGGCTCTGGTTGTCAGGGGCGCCTCACCCTATCGCCTTTCAACGCTGCCCACGCTATCCATTCTGGCCTTCTGCCTGTTTCAGTTTCTGATGCCACTCAGGCACTGGTATTACCCCGGTACCGTCTTGTGGAATGAGCAAGGCATGCGTTTTTCCTGGCGAGTCATGTTGCGAGAAAAATCCGGGGCTCTGCAATATCGTGTTGTGCGCAGTGATGGCACCACGCACATCGTCACCCCCGGGGAATACCTCAACGAATTGCAGTTCAGAGAGATGGTCGGGCAGCCCGACTTGATACTACAATTGGCACACCGGATACGCGACGATTTCAACGCAGACGGTGTTGGCCCGGTCAAGGTCTTCGCAGATGCCACTGTTTCATTGAATGCACGCCCTGCTGCAAATCTGATCAAACCCGATGCCGACCTGGCTCAGGTAGAAGATGGGATGGCCATTGGGTCGTGGATCACCCTTGCACCGCAGCAGTCCCCGCCGTTACAACAGACCTTGAAACTGGCTGGGGGACAATAG
- the hpaR gene encoding homoprotocatechuate degradation operon regulator HpaR — MKNKLPSPSRSLPIALIRAREGVMPPIREMLAETGITEQQWRVLRVLAEYGSQDTSTLADRACLLFPSLTRIAQTMNKKGLISVCRDETDRRRQIISITGTGQKIIDDNTEQAALIVEGFKETLGKKNYEQLLDLLAMLDPNRDN; from the coding sequence ATGAAGAACAAGCTACCCTCGCCCTCCAGATCCCTACCCATTGCGCTGATCCGTGCGCGAGAGGGTGTCATGCCACCAATTCGTGAAATGCTGGCAGAGACAGGGATAACCGAACAGCAGTGGCGGGTGCTTCGGGTTCTGGCTGAATATGGATCTCAAGACACCTCGACCCTGGCGGATCGTGCCTGCCTGCTGTTCCCAAGCCTGACCCGAATAGCGCAAACCATGAACAAGAAAGGTCTGATCAGTGTTTGCAGGGATGAGACTGACAGACGACGTCAGATAATCAGCATCACCGGAACTGGACAGAAGATCATTGACGACAACACTGAACAAGCAGCGCTGATCGTGGAAGGATTCAAGGAGACATTGGGCAAGAAGAATTACGAACAGCTACTCGACCTGTTGGCCATGCTTGATCCAAATAGGGACAATTAG
- a CDS encoding imelysin family protein — translation MPASSAVLVKKRHQFTTIATLVISSILLSACSGSDSNNNTPVEDLVGDDVRRLILTDIGDDIFMPALRDFSAKAQTLDLAVTEHAGSPTDATLKNAAQLAWREAMHSWQYLEPLQLGPAGLSTGLDGTRGGADLRSDIYSFPLLNTCTIEELASNDLSVSEGSAANATGLGALEFLLFNEQSDPCSLGTPATAAQRANYAASAALRVHNVADDLLQRWEPDGGNFLGEWNTAGLTSEFYSLPQNALNALSVALFYVDKATKDVKIANPTGIGASDLPACDTISCPERLESRLSGSSGDNIQANVQVFYDVFNGVDNGRGLNDLLRGIDRDDLADEITAELDAVLEHLDTMQPQFDLAVEAITDADACINGTANPGPEAPAACALHGYLKIAMDTFRGPIAASLSLAAPNSAAGDND, via the coding sequence ATGCCTGCCTCATCCGCTGTTCTTGTAAAAAAGCGCCATCAATTCACAACAATTGCCACGCTTGTCATCTCCAGCATTCTGCTAAGTGCGTGCAGCGGTAGTGACAGCAATAACAACACACCGGTTGAGGACTTGGTTGGCGACGATGTTCGGCGCCTGATCCTGACTGACATCGGTGATGACATTTTCATGCCCGCTCTACGTGACTTCTCGGCCAAGGCACAGACACTGGATCTTGCCGTTACCGAACATGCCGGATCGCCCACAGATGCAACGCTGAAAAACGCTGCTCAATTGGCCTGGCGCGAAGCCATGCATAGCTGGCAATACCTGGAGCCCTTGCAATTGGGCCCTGCAGGTCTGTCAACAGGCCTTGACGGTACACGCGGTGGTGCCGATCTGCGTAGTGATATCTATTCATTTCCGCTGCTCAACACCTGCACCATTGAGGAGTTAGCCAGCAATGATCTCAGTGTGAGCGAAGGCTCTGCCGCCAATGCGACAGGGCTTGGCGCACTCGAATTCCTGCTCTTCAACGAACAGAGCGACCCCTGCTCTCTGGGCACACCGGCCACCGCGGCCCAGCGTGCCAACTATGCCGCCAGCGCAGCACTGCGCGTGCACAACGTAGCCGACGATCTGCTGCAGCGCTGGGAACCCGATGGTGGAAACTTTCTGGGTGAATGGAATACCGCCGGACTTACCAGCGAATTCTATTCGCTGCCACAAAACGCCCTGAATGCACTTTCCGTTGCCCTGTTCTATGTTGACAAGGCCACCAAGGATGTCAAGATTGCCAATCCAACCGGCATTGGTGCTAGCGACTTGCCAGCCTGCGACACCATCAGTTGCCCCGAACGCCTCGAGTCACGTTTGTCCGGCTCATCCGGTGACAACATCCAGGCCAATGTGCAGGTGTTCTACGATGTCTTTAATGGCGTCGACAACGGTCGTGGCTTGAATGATCTGCTGCGCGGTATCGACCGCGACGATCTGGCTGACGAGATCACCGCCGAACTTGATGCCGTGCTAGAGCATCTGGACACAATGCAACCTCAGTTCGATCTGGCCGTCGAAGCCATCACCGATGCCGACGCCTGCATCAATGGCACCGCCAACCCCGGTCCTGAAGCTCCGGCCGCCTGTGCATTGCATGGCTACCTCAAGATTGCCATGGATACCTTTCGTGGCCCTATAGCCGCCTCCTTGTCACTGGCAGCACCCAACAGTGCCGCTGGTGACAACGACTAG
- a CDS encoding 5-carboxymethyl-2-hydroxymuconate Delta-isomerase, with protein sequence MPHFQIDYSGNLEAVVDIGGLCEHIRAQAAKIDTFPLAGIRVRAIRVDHYAIADGNDKHGFVDISIRMRGGRVASVKQDAAQRVFEAARVYLESAMQTQSIALSLELRDIDPDLSPKIGTIREHLET encoded by the coding sequence ATGCCTCATTTTCAAATTGATTACTCGGGCAACCTGGAAGCCGTTGTGGATATCGGTGGCTTGTGCGAACACATCAGAGCCCAGGCGGCCAAGATAGACACGTTTCCGCTTGCGGGTATACGAGTACGGGCCATTCGTGTAGATCATTACGCAATTGCCGACGGTAATGACAAGCATGGGTTTGTTGATATTTCCATACGCATGCGGGGTGGGCGAGTTGCCAGCGTCAAGCAGGATGCAGCACAGAGAGTGTTCGAAGCAGCACGTGTTTATCTGGAAAGTGCGATGCAAACGCAATCCATTGCCTTGTCTCTGGAGCTGCGTGATATCGACCCTGATCTTTCTCCCAAAATCGGCACCATCAGAGAACACTTGGAGACATAA
- a CDS encoding fumarylacetoacetate hydrolase family protein has translation MRYATYSVNGDTFYGAVTDTGMIDLSALFPRWPTLLSVIQAGALDQLEAAASSASVTHHDYQFEMVLPDTPRILCVGVNFPDRNAEYKDGSTQPKHMSLFPRFASGFTGHEQNLIRPPENHTLDYEGEVAIVIGKQGRRISQVDAYDHIAALTLCNEGTIRDWVRHAKFNVTQGKNWDRSGAIGPWLVPFKNASQLDDARIITRVNGQVRQDDVLSRMMFPIREEIAYISTFMTLKPGDIIVTGTPTGAGARFDPPRYLVPGDVIEVEVGGIGTLRNGVEDEQP, from the coding sequence GTGCGCTATGCAACCTATTCTGTAAACGGTGACACCTTCTATGGTGCTGTTACCGACACAGGGATGATCGATCTGAGTGCCTTGTTCCCCCGGTGGCCGACGCTGCTCAGTGTCATACAGGCAGGCGCTCTGGATCAACTGGAGGCTGCGGCCAGCTCAGCCAGCGTCACCCATCATGACTATCAATTCGAAATGGTGCTGCCCGATACGCCGCGCATCCTGTGTGTCGGTGTTAATTTCCCTGACCGCAATGCAGAATACAAGGATGGCAGTACGCAGCCGAAACACATGTCTCTGTTCCCGCGGTTTGCGTCCGGATTTACAGGCCATGAACAGAATCTGATACGTCCGCCGGAAAACCACACACTGGATTACGAAGGTGAGGTAGCCATTGTCATCGGTAAGCAGGGGCGGCGTATTTCACAAGTCGACGCCTACGATCATATTGCAGCCTTGACACTGTGCAACGAAGGTACGATTCGTGACTGGGTGCGCCATGCCAAGTTCAACGTCACCCAAGGCAAGAACTGGGATCGTTCCGGTGCCATCGGCCCCTGGTTGGTGCCGTTCAAGAATGCCAGTCAGCTGGATGATGCCCGCATTATTACAAGAGTCAATGGCCAGGTTCGTCAGGATGACGTCTTGTCGCGAATGATGTTTCCGATCAGGGAGGAGATTGCCTATATATCTACATTCATGACTCTAAAGCCGGGCGATATCATCGTCACGGGTACCCCGACAGGTGCTGGCGCACGCTTCGATCCACCGCGGTACCTGGTTCCCGGTGATGTAATCGAAGTTGAAGTAGGGGGCATTGGCACATTGCGCAATGGCGTCGAGGATGAGCAGCCATGA
- the hpaE gene encoding 5-carboxymethyl-2-hydroxymuconate semialdehyde dehydrogenase — MNVLEQNVEKLTGYLARYKASGILNRIDGVDRQGSAGVFQLKSPVDKSIICDVARGAEADIDDAATAAATAFPAWRDMPATERRRILLNVADAIEARAEEIALCECWDTGQTIRFMSKAALRGAENFRYFADQIVQARDGKHLKSPTLMNVTTRVPLGPVGVITPWNTPFMLSTWKIAPALASGCTVVHKPAEDSPLTARLLVEIAEEAGLPKGVLNTVNGYGHDAGKRLTEHPAIKAIAFVGESRTGSMITKQGADTLKRMHLELGGKNPVIVFADADLERALDAVIFMIYSVNGERCTSSSRLLVQDTIREEFEAKLIERVNNIKVGHPLDPATEIGPLVSEEHYNKVVSYFDIARQGGATVAAGGETVGEQGYFIRPTLFTGANNQMRIAQEEIFGPVLTSIPFSTEEEALSIANDTQYGLTGYVWTNDLTRALRFTDKLEAGMIWVNSENVRHLHTPFGGVKASGIGRDGGDWSFEFYMEQKHIGFAIGQHSMMRLGA; from the coding sequence ATGAACGTACTTGAACAGAATGTCGAGAAACTGACCGGCTATCTGGCTCGCTACAAAGCCAGCGGAATCCTGAATCGAATCGATGGAGTCGATCGTCAGGGCTCGGCTGGCGTTTTTCAATTGAAATCACCGGTGGACAAAAGCATCATCTGTGATGTGGCCCGAGGTGCGGAAGCTGATATAGACGATGCGGCAACAGCTGCTGCCACCGCTTTTCCCGCTTGGCGTGACATGCCGGCTACCGAACGACGCAGAATCCTGTTGAATGTGGCAGATGCCATTGAGGCGCGTGCCGAGGAAATTGCTTTATGTGAGTGCTGGGACACTGGCCAGACCATACGTTTCATGTCCAAAGCGGCTCTGCGTGGCGCTGAGAATTTTCGCTATTTCGCTGATCAGATCGTGCAGGCCAGAGACGGCAAGCACCTGAAGTCACCCACACTCATGAATGTCACTACACGCGTGCCGTTGGGCCCCGTGGGTGTTATCACGCCGTGGAACACCCCTTTCATGCTCTCGACATGGAAGATAGCCCCGGCACTGGCCTCCGGTTGCACCGTGGTGCACAAACCAGCAGAAGATTCTCCTCTGACGGCGCGGCTTCTGGTGGAGATCGCTGAAGAGGCAGGATTGCCCAAGGGGGTTCTCAATACCGTGAACGGATATGGTCATGACGCGGGTAAGCGTTTGACCGAACACCCGGCCATCAAGGCCATTGCCTTCGTCGGTGAGAGTCGTACCGGTTCAATGATTACCAAACAGGGCGCCGATACGCTGAAGCGAATGCATCTGGAGCTGGGTGGGAAAAATCCGGTCATCGTGTTTGCCGATGCTGATCTGGAGCGTGCTCTGGATGCCGTGATTTTCATGATTTATTCGGTCAATGGCGAACGATGCACCTCTTCGTCCCGACTACTGGTGCAGGACACAATTCGTGAGGAGTTTGAAGCGAAGTTGATCGAACGGGTCAATAACATCAAGGTGGGTCATCCGCTGGATCCGGCTACTGAAATAGGTCCGCTGGTATCAGAAGAGCATTACAACAAGGTTGTCTCCTACTTCGATATTGCTCGGCAGGGTGGTGCAACGGTGGCCGCTGGTGGCGAGACGGTCGGCGAGCAGGGCTATTTCATTCGCCCCACGCTGTTTACCGGAGCCAACAACCAGATGCGTATTGCCCAGGAGGAGATTTTTGGTCCGGTGCTGACATCGATTCCATTCTCCACCGAGGAAGAAGCGCTGAGCATAGCCAACGATACGCAGTACGGCCTGACCGGTTACGTCTGGACCAACGATTTGACGCGTGCCCTGCGATTCACCGACAAGCTGGAAGCGGGGATGATCTGGGTGAATTCAGAGAACGTTCGCCATCTGCACACGCCCTTTGGTGGCGTCAAGGCCAGTGGTATCGGTCGTGATGGTGGCGACTGGAGTTTCGAGTTCTATATGGAGCAGAAACATATCGGGTTTGCCATCGGTCAGCATTCGATGATGCGTCTCGGCGCTTGA
- a CDS encoding delta-60 repeat domain-containing protein yields the protein MKIQRLTLLVMLLSGMQLAACSSDDDDNDVLPEDDTTEPSVPAVPDEPTADTGGLQTLADISTDRANDLRGLSFAADGKIYASGYSGSDDALLKTVVARFNVDGSLDTTFGDAGIVEVDVAVGREEQSLGIVELANGDVLVSVNAVDEDGGQSVYLLRFDNVGAQAVSPAWGDTEGKVEVIYGWSNTDNAAYGGEDAPEDTAFDMKLDNSGGGERVVLFGYGAATQDSGRIDRDRYVVRLNATDGTPDTAFNAGNAFAYHSTSDFNDNGRRGLVESDGSIMSIGYTNLGEGYANHVILFKLNADGTLDSNFGNFIVPESTGTELGFEPQPGVAVFNPFRVDGGFAEAYSAARQSDGSYVTTGYGRATAEETPSTLGFQTSIEQDVVSFRVAGTALDTSWGNNGNQAFQSEGQDRETNEDRGRHMAILGDDRTVQVGRYGGTAAIYVVTSEGQLDTQVDEDGIIELGHDTIESQFYGIAASADGSHVAVTTNGDDNGARLVVLNVSQ from the coding sequence ATGAAAATTCAGCGATTAACTCTTCTGGTTATGTTGCTAAGCGGCATGCAGTTAGCGGCTTGTAGCTCCGATGATGACGATAATGATGTACTGCCTGAGGATGACACCACCGAACCTTCAGTCCCCGCAGTACCTGATGAGCCAACCGCGGACACGGGTGGGCTGCAAACACTCGCTGATATCTCAACCGATCGCGCCAACGACCTTCGTGGCCTGAGCTTCGCAGCCGATGGCAAGATCTACGCCTCTGGCTACTCTGGCAGCGATGATGCGCTACTCAAGACGGTTGTCGCCCGCTTTAATGTCGACGGCTCGCTGGACACCACATTTGGTGATGCCGGTATCGTGGAAGTCGATGTCGCGGTTGGCCGCGAAGAGCAATCACTGGGCATTGTTGAACTAGCCAATGGTGACGTTCTGGTATCAGTCAATGCCGTTGATGAAGATGGCGGCCAGTCAGTCTATCTACTGCGCTTTGATAACGTCGGTGCACAAGCAGTATCACCCGCCTGGGGCGATACAGAAGGCAAGGTGGAAGTTATCTACGGTTGGTCAAATACTGACAATGCAGCCTACGGTGGTGAAGATGCTCCCGAAGATACAGCGTTCGACATGAAGCTTGACAACTCGGGTGGCGGCGAACGTGTCGTACTGTTCGGTTATGGTGCGGCCACCCAGGACTCAGGGCGTATCGATCGTGACCGCTATGTTGTTCGACTCAATGCAACTGATGGCACTCCGGATACCGCTTTCAACGCAGGCAACGCATTCGCCTATCACAGCACCAGCGACTTCAACGATAACGGACGACGCGGACTGGTTGAATCTGACGGCTCTATCATGAGCATCGGCTACACCAATCTGGGCGAGGGTTATGCCAATCACGTGATTCTGTTCAAACTGAATGCAGACGGCACACTTGACAGTAATTTCGGTAACTTCATCGTACCTGAGAGCACTGGCACCGAGCTGGGCTTTGAGCCACAACCTGGCGTTGCTGTTTTCAACCCTTTCCGCGTCGACGGTGGATTTGCTGAAGCGTATTCAGCGGCACGTCAAAGCGACGGCAGCTACGTGACCACCGGTTATGGTCGCGCAACAGCTGAAGAAACACCATCCACACTTGGCTTCCAGACGTCTATAGAACAGGATGTGGTCTCCTTCCGGGTTGCGGGAACTGCACTTGACACATCATGGGGAAACAACGGCAACCAGGCTTTTCAAAGTGAAGGTCAGGACCGTGAAACCAACGAAGACCGTGGTCGACATATGGCCATTCTGGGAGACGATCGCACGGTACAAGTGGGTCGTTATGGTGGAACAGCGGCTATCTATGTTGTTACCAGCGAAGGACAACTGGACACACAAGTGGACGAGGACGGCATCATTGAACTGGGCCACGACACCATCGAGTCGCAGTTTTATGGCATCGCAGCATCTGCCGACGGCTCTCATGTCGCCGTGACCACCAATGGCGACGATAACGGTGCTCGACTGGTTGTACTCAACGTCAGTCAATAA
- a CDS encoding aminotransferase class III-fold pyridoxal phosphate-dependent enzyme — MTSPEDSQTTPPKICDRYGILLITDEVITAFGRTGAWSGARLWGIKPDMGSPKSLQPQAPQPTWRVQTCISLDAGTEQLQRTSSTDTARLHSGQERLNESSRSGKSLRIAGTQDRRGRRMSLSR, encoded by the coding sequence ATGACATCACCAGAAGACAGTCAAACAACCCCACCCAAGATATGCGATCGTTACGGCATTTTGCTGATTACTGACGAAGTCATCACCGCCTTTGGCCGTACCGGCGCCTGGTCCGGTGCACGCCTGTGGGGCATCAAGCCCGATATGGGGTCTCCGAAAAGTTTGCAGCCTCAGGCGCCTCAGCCTACCTGGCGCGTCCAGACATGCATATCGCTGGACGCTGGTACAGAGCAACTTCAGAGAACATCATCGACGGATACCGCTCGGTTACATTCCGGGCAGGAGCGACTCAATGAATCATCCAGATCTGGAAAAAGTCTACGCATCGCTGGCACTCAAGATCGACGAGGTCGGCGAATGAGTCTGAGTCGCTGA